A window of the Serratia sarumanii genome harbors these coding sequences:
- the umuC gene encoding translesion error-prone DNA polymerase V subunit UmuC → MFALVDVNSFYASCETIFRPDLRGRPVIVLSNNDGCVIARSAEAKALGVPMGAPYFKIKEEMRRRNVAVFSSNYALYADMSRRVMDTLEEMAPAVEIYSLDEAFLRLDGVAHCEALEPFGQRVRDRIRRELHLTVGVGIAPSKTLAKLANFAAKKWRGTGGVVDLSDPARQRKLLALIPVEEVWGVGRRLTRQLQAMGIHTALQLADCDTRLARKTFSVVLERTIRELRGESCLQWEDEVAAKEQIICSRSFGQRLTHYPHMREAICSYAERAAEKLRQEKRYCRNVSVFIKTSPHSAGEGYYSNMGTARLQTPSNDSRDIIAMAVRALESIWQEGRRYLKGGVVLGDFSAAAMAQIDLFDDCPPRRNSERLMATLDRLNQEGRGRVWFAGQGIVKPWQMKREMLSPAYTTRLADIPVVRLSPRNSRR, encoded by the coding sequence ATGTTCGCCCTGGTAGACGTCAACAGCTTCTACGCTTCCTGCGAGACCATCTTTCGGCCCGATCTGCGCGGGCGGCCGGTGATCGTGCTGTCCAACAACGACGGCTGCGTGATCGCCCGCAGCGCCGAGGCGAAGGCGCTGGGCGTGCCGATGGGCGCGCCTTATTTCAAGATCAAAGAGGAGATGCGCCGCCGCAACGTCGCGGTGTTCTCCTCCAACTACGCGCTGTACGCCGATATGTCCCGCCGGGTGATGGACACGCTGGAAGAGATGGCGCCGGCGGTGGAGATCTACTCGCTGGACGAAGCCTTTCTGCGGCTGGACGGCGTGGCGCACTGCGAAGCGCTGGAGCCGTTCGGCCAGCGGGTGCGCGATCGTATCCGGCGCGAGCTGCATTTAACGGTCGGGGTCGGCATTGCGCCGAGCAAAACGCTGGCCAAACTGGCCAACTTCGCCGCCAAGAAATGGCGCGGCACCGGCGGCGTGGTGGATTTATCCGATCCGGCGCGCCAGCGCAAGCTGCTGGCGCTGATCCCGGTGGAAGAGGTATGGGGCGTGGGGCGCCGCCTGACTCGCCAGCTGCAGGCGATGGGCATTCACACCGCGCTGCAGTTGGCGGACTGCGATACCCGGCTGGCGCGTAAAACCTTCAGCGTGGTGCTGGAACGCACGATACGCGAGCTGCGCGGCGAGTCGTGCCTGCAATGGGAAGATGAGGTGGCGGCGAAAGAACAGATCATCTGTTCCCGCTCGTTCGGCCAGCGGCTGACGCATTACCCGCACATGCGCGAGGCCATCTGCAGCTATGCCGAACGCGCCGCCGAAAAGCTGCGGCAGGAAAAGCGCTATTGCCGCAACGTGTCGGTGTTTATCAAAACCAGCCCGCATTCGGCGGGCGAAGGGTATTACAGCAATATGGGCACCGCCCGGCTGCAAACGCCGAGCAACGACAGCCGCGACATCATCGCCATGGCGGTGCGCGCGCTGGAAAGCATCTGGCAGGAAGGGCGGCGTTATCTGAAGGGCGGCGTGGTGCTGGGGGATTTCAGCGCCGCCGCCATGGCGCAGATCGACCTGTTCGACGACTGCCCGCCGCGCCGCAACAGCGAGCGGCTGATGGCGACCCTCGATCGCCTGAATCAGGAGGGGCGCGGGCGCGTGTGGTTCGCCGGGCAGGGGATCGTCAAGCCGTGGCAAATGAAGCGCGAAATGCTGTCACCGGCCTACACCACCCGGCTGGCGGATATTCCGGTGGTGCGGCTGTCGCCGCGAAACTCACGCCGGTAG
- a CDS encoding energy transducer TonB: MFGLGYHLVPPLLPAAQPMVLMMVAEQAESTPNAEPMPTGVRQVQAVAQRQANREPEAAMPPLIHAPRATEQQSKAKGQRNDPIRPKTEPPRPRQKEQEQEKIASASSIASSTSAPPSLDGKRVAAPQTSVASQPSQDASVWSGLLLAHLSRFKRYPALAVRQQRQGVVQVAVTLDRQGNVLGVKLLRSSGVASLDREALQLPQRASPLPAPGNEIAAGQAEFSVNIPIRFDLREVRR; encoded by the coding sequence TTGTTTGGCCTTGGTTATCACCTGGTGCCACCGTTGCTGCCCGCGGCGCAACCGATGGTGTTGATGATGGTTGCCGAGCAGGCGGAATCGACCCCCAACGCAGAGCCGATGCCAACCGGCGTGCGCCAGGTGCAGGCGGTGGCGCAACGGCAGGCCAACCGGGAACCGGAGGCGGCGATGCCTCCGCTGATTCATGCGCCGCGTGCGACGGAGCAGCAGAGCAAGGCCAAAGGGCAACGGAACGACCCCATCAGACCGAAGACGGAACCGCCGCGCCCAAGGCAAAAGGAACAGGAACAGGAAAAAATAGCGTCGGCAAGCTCAATAGCATCAAGCACCAGCGCGCCGCCGTCTCTGGATGGAAAGCGTGTTGCCGCGCCGCAAACCAGCGTGGCGTCGCAGCCGAGCCAGGATGCCTCGGTCTGGAGCGGCCTGCTGTTGGCGCATTTGAGCCGTTTCAAACGCTACCCGGCTCTGGCGGTACGCCAACAGCGCCAGGGGGTTGTTCAGGTTGCCGTGACGTTGGATCGGCAGGGGAACGTGCTGGGTGTGAAGCTATTGCGATCGAGTGGGGTTGCTTCGCTCGACCGGGAGGCGCTTCAGTTACCGCAGCGCGCTTCTCCACTGCCCGCGCCCGGCAACGAGATCGCAGCGGGGCAGGCGGAATTCAGCGTGAACATTCCGATTCGTTTCGATCTGCGTGAAGTTCGCCGTTAA
- a CDS encoding FecR domain-containing protein — MMESDIDRQSAREAAAWLTQLMSEEASDADRENWRRWYQAKPENERAWRHIAAFSSRFSLLNGAAAQRSLSQLPNPQRRRLLRSLAAIGVVGTVGIGSGALPWRPWLADYRTAVGEQQTVALADGAQLMLNTQTAVNVSRQQAALLEGEMMVNLPPESGALTVRLPQGEIVTQAARFSVRLWETYSEIAVYLGRVTILSPAHRNAVLNAGQGGRLSRQGIGEPYRVTQEPGWRQGMLLADNMRLDDFLMELGRYRQGVIRCRPEVAGLRLSGAFPLADPERVIAALPGALPVRVNMLSKYFITVS; from the coding sequence ATGATGGAATCGGATATTGATCGGCAGAGCGCGCGTGAGGCCGCCGCCTGGTTAACCCAGCTGATGTCGGAAGAGGCAAGCGACGCGGATAGGGAAAACTGGCGGCGTTGGTATCAGGCGAAACCGGAAAATGAACGCGCCTGGCGGCATATCGCCGCGTTTTCATCCCGTTTCTCTCTGCTTAACGGGGCGGCGGCGCAGCGTAGTCTGTCGCAGTTGCCGAACCCACAGCGCCGCCGGTTGCTGAGAAGCCTGGCGGCCATCGGCGTAGTGGGGACGGTTGGCATCGGTTCTGGCGCACTGCCATGGCGCCCCTGGCTGGCGGATTACCGCACGGCGGTGGGGGAGCAGCAAACCGTCGCGTTGGCGGATGGCGCGCAGTTGATGTTGAACACGCAAACGGCGGTCAACGTCAGCCGTCAGCAGGCCGCATTGCTGGAGGGCGAAATGATGGTGAATCTGCCGCCGGAAAGCGGCGCGTTGACGGTGAGGCTGCCGCAGGGTGAGATCGTGACGCAGGCTGCTCGCTTCAGCGTTCGCCTGTGGGAAACCTACAGTGAGATCGCCGTTTATCTTGGCCGCGTCACGATCCTTTCGCCGGCGCATCGGAACGCGGTGCTCAACGCCGGTCAGGGCGGCAGATTAAGCCGGCAAGGCATTGGCGAACCGTATCGCGTGACGCAAGAGCCCGGTTGGCGGCAAGGCATGCTGCTGGCCGACAACATGCGGCTGGACGACTTCCTGATGGAGCTGGGGCGTTATCGTCAGGGCGTTATTCGCTGCCGGCCGGAGGTCGCCGGCCTGCGGCTCTCCGGCGCGTTCCCGCTGGCTGACCCCGAGCGCGTCATTGCGGCTCTGCCCGGCGCGCTGCCGGTTAGGGTAAATATGCTGTCGAAGTACTTCATCACCGTATCCTAA
- a CDS encoding sigma-70 family RNA polymerase sigma factor codes for MARKEAAAANGFAQQLYLEHHSWLCHWLRQKVGCAHHAEDLAQDTFISILLSPQLLAIRQPRPFLATVARRLVANYYRRKTIEESYLQALSELPAIEAPSPEVRQQTLEMLEQLDQALDGLPAHVREAFLLAHLQGMRYCDIAERLRVSTSSVKQYLQRANLHCFFALAA; via the coding sequence ATGGCAAGGAAAGAGGCCGCGGCAGCCAACGGGTTTGCTCAACAGCTTTACCTTGAGCACCACAGTTGGCTATGCCATTGGCTGAGACAGAAGGTCGGGTGCGCGCATCACGCCGAAGACCTGGCGCAGGATACGTTCATCAGTATTTTACTGAGCCCGCAGTTGCTTGCCATTCGGCAACCACGCCCCTTCCTGGCGACCGTGGCGCGCCGGCTGGTGGCGAATTATTACCGGCGTAAAACAATCGAAGAGAGCTATCTGCAGGCCTTGAGCGAGCTGCCGGCGATCGAGGCGCCCTCGCCGGAAGTCCGTCAACAAACCCTCGAAATGCTCGAACAGTTGGATCAGGCGTTGGACGGATTGCCGGCGCACGTCCGCGAGGCTTTCCTGTTAGCGCACCTGCAGGGCATGCGTTATTGCGACATCGCTGAACGTTTGCGGGTGTCGACCAGTTCGGTGAAACAATATCTGCAGCGCGCCAATTTGCACTGTTTCTTTGCATTGGCGGCGTAA
- a CDS encoding TonB-dependent receptor encodes MAIKNKNGAGRTFTSAKRITGKRVAIGIGCALSGMLTSAMAAPGASASPSAVEQPAILSFAIPAGDLAPALQTAAAKAGVIVIFTPEQTRGKSTAGLQGHYRLTDAFNTLLAGSGLRAQQTAQGYRLVDAGPVQPLTIPELSVVGGLSDSVAAGRSVLDKEDIERVQADNIASLLDRLPGVGMAGSPRPGGQSLNIWGMGDMEDVKVVLDGAPKGFEKYRQGSVFIEPELLKKVEVDKGPHNLLNGNGGFGGTITLETKDAGDMLLPGEDFGGLLKYSYHTNDRQGIYSGALYGRTPEGFADGLIYMSKRDGGNLKRPDGTRFAYSANDQASYLLKTNIYLSEAQTLTLSAMRSDSDGWQPFAAKRDDIAAPSQADIDKYGREDAWRRILVYRDQTDTNYSVKWNLAPEAQPLLNLTLSYAYSKTEQHDKRPDSASKFSYLGTLGNESWVNYTDRQFDVSNESRFASGPLEHKLLLGARWHKHQRDTLMYYPSQVKNASYNYGYFQPYYMPAGEQETRSVYLQDAVSFGSLTVTPGVRYDHVTNTGQPNRAPRYNDSDPLVGHDYSSVTYTGWSPHLGVMWKATSNLSLFADVSRTWRAPVIDEQYEVQYAASSVPGTSRGLQVERMTGVRLGAVLDFNDVLMARDSLQIRTTLFRNRGKDEIFYRRGVVCDAARHGGQCGQPLSNYRNLPGYTIEGVELESFYDSESLFGSLSFSSIRGKRDASPRDPWGNETWIAEIPPVTAHAMLGMKVPQWDMAFGWTGDFVRKQDRSPADGDPMAVVWALPKTSGYALHGLFASWQPGGLQGFEARVAVDNLFNRDYYPYLGESVSGVGRNIKFSVSQRF; translated from the coding sequence ATGGCCATAAAAAACAAGAACGGCGCAGGGCGTACGTTCACATCAGCCAAACGCATTACCGGGAAGCGCGTCGCTATCGGGATAGGATGCGCACTATCGGGCATGCTCACCTCCGCGATGGCGGCACCCGGTGCGTCGGCATCACCCTCGGCGGTCGAACAGCCCGCTATCCTTTCCTTCGCCATTCCCGCCGGTGATCTGGCGCCCGCCTTGCAGACGGCGGCCGCTAAGGCCGGCGTGATAGTGATTTTCACGCCCGAACAGACGCGTGGAAAAAGCACCGCGGGCCTGCAGGGACATTATCGCCTCACCGACGCGTTCAATACGCTGTTGGCGGGCAGCGGATTGCGCGCTCAACAAACCGCACAGGGATATCGGTTGGTCGACGCCGGGCCGGTTCAGCCGTTGACGATACCGGAGCTGTCGGTGGTCGGCGGTTTGTCCGACAGCGTCGCCGCCGGCCGTTCGGTGCTGGATAAAGAAGATATCGAACGCGTGCAGGCAGACAATATCGCCAGTTTGCTTGATCGCTTGCCCGGCGTAGGGATGGCGGGATCGCCGCGCCCGGGTGGCCAAAGCCTGAATATCTGGGGCATGGGCGACATGGAAGATGTGAAGGTGGTGCTGGACGGGGCGCCGAAGGGATTTGAGAAATATCGGCAGGGTTCGGTATTCATCGAACCCGAACTGCTGAAAAAGGTTGAGGTCGATAAGGGGCCGCACAATCTGTTGAACGGCAATGGCGGCTTTGGCGGGACCATTACGCTGGAGACCAAAGATGCCGGGGATATGCTGCTGCCGGGCGAAGATTTTGGCGGCTTGCTGAAATACAGCTACCACACCAACGATCGCCAGGGCATTTACAGCGGTGCGTTGTACGGCCGTACGCCGGAAGGATTCGCCGACGGTTTGATCTACATGAGCAAGCGTGACGGCGGCAACCTGAAGCGGCCGGACGGCACGCGCTTTGCCTATTCCGCCAACGATCAGGCTTCCTACCTGTTAAAAACCAATATTTATCTGAGCGAGGCGCAAACGCTGACGCTGTCGGCGATGCGCTCCGATTCCGATGGCTGGCAGCCTTTTGCCGCCAAGCGGGACGATATCGCCGCGCCCAGCCAGGCGGATATCGATAAATACGGCCGGGAAGACGCGTGGCGCCGCATTCTGGTGTATCGCGACCAGACGGACACCAATTACTCGGTGAAATGGAATCTGGCGCCGGAAGCGCAGCCGTTGCTGAATCTGACGCTGTCTTATGCCTATTCGAAGACAGAACAGCATGACAAGCGGCCGGATTCCGCTTCAAAGTTCAGCTATCTTGGTACGCTGGGCAATGAAAGCTGGGTGAACTATACCGATCGGCAGTTTGACGTCAGCAATGAAAGCCGTTTCGCCAGCGGACCGCTGGAGCACAAGCTGTTGCTCGGCGCGCGTTGGCATAAACATCAGCGCGATACCCTGATGTATTACCCCTCGCAGGTGAAAAACGCCAGTTACAACTACGGCTATTTCCAGCCGTATTACATGCCGGCGGGCGAACAGGAAACCCGCAGCGTTTATCTGCAGGATGCGGTCAGCTTCGGCAGCCTGACCGTGACGCCGGGCGTGCGTTACGATCATGTGACCAATACCGGGCAACCGAACCGGGCGCCGCGCTATAACGACAGCGATCCGCTCGTGGGTCATGATTACAGCAGCGTGACCTATACCGGCTGGTCGCCGCATTTGGGCGTGATGTGGAAAGCGACGTCGAATCTGTCCCTGTTTGCTGACGTTAGCCGCACCTGGCGCGCCCCGGTGATCGACGAACAGTACGAAGTGCAATACGCCGCTTCCAGCGTGCCCGGCACCAGCCGCGGCCTGCAGGTGGAACGCATGACGGGCGTTCGTCTCGGCGCGGTGCTGGACTTCAACGATGTGTTGATGGCGCGAGACAGTCTGCAGATCCGCACTACGCTGTTCCGCAATCGCGGCAAGGACGAGATTTTCTATCGTCGCGGCGTAGTGTGCGACGCCGCACGGCACGGGGGCCAATGTGGGCAACCGTTGTCGAACTATCGCAACTTGCCGGGCTATACCATTGAGGGCGTGGAGCTCGAATCGTTTTATGACAGCGAAAGCCTGTTCGGTAGCCTGTCGTTCTCCTCGATTCGCGGCAAACGCGACGCTTCACCGCGCGATCCGTGGGGCAACGAAACCTGGATTGCCGAAATTCCACCCGTTACGGCACACGCGATGCTGGGTATGAAAGTACCGCAGTGGGACATGGCCTTCGGCTGGACCGGCGATTTTGTGCGTAAACAGGATCGTTCACCGGCCGACGGCGATCCGATGGCCGTTGTCTGGGCGCTGCCGAAAACGTCGGGTTATGCATTGCACGGCCTGTTCGCCTCGTGGCAGCCTGGCGGTTTGCAGGGCTTCGAAGCTCGCGTCGCGGTGGACAACCTGTTCAACCGCGATTATTACCCTTACCTGGGCGAATCGGTGTCCGGCGTAGGGCGCAACATCAAGTTTAGCGTCAGTCAACGTTTCTGA
- the umuD gene encoding translesion error-prone DNA polymerase V autoproteolytic subunit gives MIMLSNSKLYAFSPGEPLTLPLFADRVACGFPSPAQDYVESRLDIGKLLVRHPNATYFVRASGESMIDGNIQDGDLLIVDSALTPEHGNIVIAAVDGEFTVKKLQRHPDVRLLPMNPAYAPIVFDDEAQLEIFGVVTFIVYAAR, from the coding sequence ATGATTATGCTGAGCAATTCAAAGTTGTATGCTTTTTCACCAGGTGAACCCCTGACGTTACCGCTGTTTGCCGATCGCGTGGCCTGCGGCTTTCCTTCCCCGGCGCAGGACTATGTCGAGAGCAGGCTGGATATCGGCAAGCTGCTGGTGCGGCACCCCAACGCCACCTACTTCGTGCGCGCCAGCGGCGAGTCGATGATCGACGGCAATATCCAGGATGGCGATCTGCTGATCGTCGACAGCGCCCTGACGCCGGAGCACGGCAATATCGTGATCGCCGCGGTGGACGGCGAATTCACCGTCAAAAAGCTGCAGCGCCACCCCGACGTGCGGCTGTTGCCGATGAATCCCGCCTATGCGCCGATCGTGTTCGACGACGAGGCGCAGCTGGAGATCTTCGGCGTGGTGACCTTTATCGTCTACGCGGCGCGGTGA
- the fdhD gene encoding formate dehydrogenase accessory sulfurtransferase FdhD has protein sequence MNKHLLLAETDDIEQECLSRHAVWQRNDLAQAQQDWLAEEVPVALVYNGISHVVMMATPKDLAAFAIGFSLSEGIIASPDDIYDIRQQPACNGIEVHVELSSRRFMQLKEKRRSLAGRTGCGVCGVEQLQEVAQPIAPLPFTQRFDLALLDRALAQLQEVQTVGKLTGCTHAAAWIQPDGALSGGCEDVGRHVALDKLLGYRSQQAWLQGAALVSSRASYEMVQKSAMCGVEILFAVSAATRLAVEVAERSNLTLVGFSKPGRATVYTHPQRLWQSTTAA, from the coding sequence ATGAACAAGCACCTGCTCCTCGCAGAAACCGACGATATCGAACAGGAATGCCTGTCGCGCCACGCGGTCTGGCAGCGCAACGATCTGGCCCAGGCGCAACAGGATTGGCTGGCGGAAGAAGTGCCGGTCGCCCTGGTGTACAACGGCATTTCCCACGTGGTGATGATGGCGACGCCGAAAGATCTGGCGGCCTTCGCCATCGGTTTTTCGCTGTCCGAAGGCATCATCGCCTCCCCTGACGATATCTACGACATCCGCCAACAGCCGGCCTGCAACGGCATTGAAGTGCATGTGGAACTCTCGAGCCGCCGTTTTATGCAGCTGAAAGAGAAGCGCCGCAGCCTGGCCGGCCGCACCGGCTGCGGCGTCTGCGGGGTGGAGCAGTTGCAGGAGGTCGCCCAGCCCATCGCGCCGCTGCCCTTCACGCAACGCTTCGATTTGGCCCTGCTCGACCGGGCGTTGGCGCAGCTGCAGGAGGTGCAAACGGTGGGGAAACTGACCGGCTGCACCCACGCGGCGGCCTGGATCCAGCCGGATGGCGCGCTCAGCGGCGGGTGTGAAGACGTCGGCCGCCACGTGGCGCTCGACAAGCTGCTGGGCTACCGCAGCCAACAGGCGTGGCTGCAAGGGGCGGCGCTGGTGTCGAGCCGCGCCAGCTATGAAATGGTGCAAAAATCCGCCATGTGCGGTGTCGAGATCCTGTTCGCCGTTTCCGCCGCCACCCGCCTGGCGGTCGAGGTGGCCGAGCGCAGCAACCTGACGCTGGTAGGCTTCAGCAAGCCGGGGCGCGCCACCGTCTATACGCACCCGCAGCGGCTCTGGCAATCGACGACGGCGGCCTAA
- a CDS encoding bestrophin family protein, whose amino-acid sequence MIIRPNQNWFFRLFAWHGSVLSKITFRLSLNVLMSIVAVISYQWYEQLGVHLTIAPFSLLGIAIAIFLGFRNNAGYSRFVEARNLWGSLLITERSLLRQIKSLLPDEPAVHQKVAKLLIAFSWSLKHQLRATDPTADLYHNLSSKELAEVIASPMPTNRILLMLGQEIGKLRRRGLLSDITFELLDNKLSELSHALGGCERLASTPVPFAYTLILQRTVYLFCSLLPFALVTDLHYMTPFVSVFISYTFLSWDSLAEELEDPFGVSANHLPLNAICNTIERNLLEMNDQSPLPPPMKPDEHFNLI is encoded by the coding sequence ATGATCATTCGCCCGAACCAGAACTGGTTTTTTCGCCTGTTCGCCTGGCACGGTTCCGTGCTGTCAAAGATCACCTTTCGTCTGTCGCTGAACGTGCTGATGTCGATAGTGGCGGTGATCAGCTATCAATGGTACGAACAGCTCGGCGTGCATTTGACCATCGCGCCGTTCAGCCTGCTGGGTATCGCCATCGCCATTTTTCTCGGCTTTCGCAATAACGCCGGCTACAGCCGCTTTGTCGAAGCGCGCAACCTGTGGGGCTCGCTGCTGATTACCGAGCGCTCCCTGCTGCGCCAGATCAAAAGCCTGCTGCCGGACGAACCGGCGGTGCACCAGAAGGTCGCCAAGCTGCTGATCGCCTTCAGCTGGAGCCTGAAGCATCAGCTGCGCGCCACCGATCCGACCGCCGATCTGTACCACAACCTCAGCAGCAAAGAGCTGGCGGAGGTGATCGCCAGCCCGATGCCGACCAACCGCATCCTGCTGATGCTGGGCCAGGAGATCGGCAAGCTGCGCCGACGGGGGCTGCTGAGCGACATCACCTTCGAGCTGCTCGACAACAAGCTGAGCGAGCTGTCCCACGCCCTCGGCGGCTGTGAACGGCTCGCCAGCACGCCGGTGCCGTTCGCCTATACCCTGATCCTGCAGCGCACCGTTTACCTGTTCTGCAGCCTGTTGCCTTTTGCCCTGGTGACCGATCTGCATTACATGACACCGTTTGTTTCGGTGTTCATTTCCTATACCTTCTTATCCTGGGACTCACTGGCCGAAGAGCTGGAAGATCCGTTCGGCGTGTCGGCCAACCATCTGCCGTTAAACGCCATCTGCAACACCATCGAGCGCAACCTGCTGGAAATGAACGACCAAAGCCCGCTGCCGCCGCCGATGAAACCCGACGAGCACTTTAATTTGATCTGA
- a CDS encoding Dyp-type peroxidase, whose translation MNANNNPPQAVFTPVTRHAIFIVATLSPVPAHLAAVRAWCGDIAAVVRSVGKRAPAGNLTCVCGFGSKAWDTLFGAPRPRQLHPFSPIGSGERIAVATPGDILLHIRADEMDLCFELASQLVGKLGDAVTVVEEVHGFRYFDQRAMIGFVDGTENPEGHEAFDYTVIGDEDAAFSGGSYVLVQKYLHDMQGWNSLSVETQEKIIGRHKQSNIELDEAVKPSSSHSSLTTITDEQGNEVKILRDNMPFGRPGLREFGTYFIGYARSPQPIEQMLENMFIGRPAGNYDRLLDFSHAVTGTLFFVPSAPLLEALADRSGAELH comes from the coding sequence ATGAATGCAAATAACAATCCGCCGCAAGCCGTATTCACGCCGGTAACGCGCCATGCCATCTTCATCGTCGCCACCCTGTCGCCCGTTCCCGCCCATCTGGCGGCGGTGCGCGCCTGGTGCGGCGACATCGCCGCCGTGGTGCGTTCGGTCGGCAAACGCGCGCCGGCGGGCAACCTCACCTGCGTTTGCGGCTTCGGCTCCAAAGCCTGGGATACGCTGTTTGGCGCCCCGCGCCCTCGCCAGCTGCATCCGTTCAGCCCGATCGGCAGCGGAGAACGCATCGCCGTCGCCACGCCCGGCGACATCCTGCTGCATATCCGCGCCGATGAAATGGATCTGTGTTTCGAACTGGCCTCGCAGCTGGTCGGCAAGCTCGGCGATGCCGTGACGGTGGTCGAAGAGGTGCACGGCTTCCGTTACTTCGATCAGCGCGCCATGATCGGCTTCGTCGACGGCACGGAGAACCCGGAAGGGCACGAAGCCTTCGACTACACGGTGATCGGCGACGAAGACGCAGCGTTCAGCGGCGGCAGCTATGTGCTGGTGCAAAAATACCTGCACGATATGCAGGGCTGGAACTCGCTCAGCGTGGAAACGCAGGAGAAGATCATCGGCCGCCATAAGCAGTCCAACATCGAACTGGATGAAGCGGTCAAACCGTCGTCATCGCACAGTTCGCTGACTACCATCACCGACGAGCAAGGCAACGAGGTGAAAATTCTGCGCGACAACATGCCGTTTGGCCGCCCCGGCCTGCGCGAATTCGGCACCTACTTTATCGGCTATGCGCGCTCCCCGCAGCCAATCGAGCAGATGCTGGAAAACATGTTTATCGGCCGCCCGGCCGGCAACTACGATCGGCTGCTCGATTTCAGCCACGCGGTGACCGGCACCCTGTTCTTCGTGCCGTCCGCCCCGCTGCTGGAAGCGCTGGCCGATCGCAGCGGCGCCGAACTGCACTGA
- the arsC gene encoding glutaredoxin-dependent arsenate reductase, whose translation MSSIKIYHNPACGTSRNTLALIRNSGVEPEVILYLETPPSRERLIALLAEMGMTPRALLRKNVEPYAELKLDETGWNDEQLIDFMLQQPILINRPIVVTPLGTRLCRPSEAVLDILPDPQRGAFSKEDGEPVIDAQGCRITKG comes from the coding sequence ATGAGCAGTATCAAGATTTATCACAACCCGGCTTGCGGCACGTCGCGCAATACGTTGGCGCTGATCCGCAACAGCGGCGTTGAGCCGGAGGTGATTTTGTATCTGGAAACACCGCCCAGCCGTGAACGGTTGATTGCGCTGCTGGCCGAAATGGGGATGACGCCGCGCGCGCTGCTGCGTAAAAACGTCGAGCCTTACGCCGAGCTGAAACTGGATGAGACCGGCTGGAACGATGAGCAACTGATTGACTTCATGCTGCAACAGCCGATTTTGATCAATCGGCCCATTGTGGTGACACCGCTCGGCACGCGCCTGTGCCGGCCGTCGGAGGCGGTGTTGGATATTCTGCCGGATCCGCAGCGCGGGGCTTTCAGCAAAGAGGATGGGGAGCCGGTGATCGATGCGCAGGGCTGCAGGATAACCAAAGGTTGA